In Carassius auratus strain Wakin chromosome 39, ASM336829v1, whole genome shotgun sequence, a genomic segment contains:
- the LOC113058113 gene encoding tripartite motif-containing protein 16-like, protein MAEARFSQDEFMCPVCLDLLKDPVTIHCGHSYCKICITDCWDQEDQKRVYSCPQCRQTFSPRPALSRNTMLTEVVEKLKKTRLSDDCEAGAGDVQCDVCTGRKYRAVKSCLVCLNSYCQNHLEQHESFFRGKRHNLTDAIGRLQEMICQKHEKILEVFCRTDQKCICVMCTVIEHKNHDIVSAAAQRTEKQKQLKETQKTLQQRIQQREKDLQQLRETVESHKRSAQTAVEDSERIFTELIRSIERSRSELIRLIRDQEKTAVSRAEERLERLEQEINDLRRRDTELEQLSHTQDHIQFLQSFQSLSAPPESTDVNDDLFSSLFSSDDLRESVHQLRDKLEDFCKEQLKKISDRGKVLEIHLLSETSPSSRNDFLQYSHQFTPDLNTVNKLLHLSENNRVITNTYTFQSYPDHPDRFDVWQVLCRESVCGRCYWEIEWSGDDGVDISVSYKSISRKGRGKECWFGWNDQSWSLCCSSSTYSFRHNNIKTVLSVKPISSRIGVFVDHRAGTLSFYSVSDTMSLIHTVQTTFTQTLYPGYGFGSGSSVKLC, encoded by the exons atggcagaagccagattttctcaggatgagttcatgtgtccagtgtgtctggatctgctgaaggatccagtgaccatccattgtggacacagttactgtaagatctgtattacagactgctgggatcaggaggatcagaagagagtctacagctgtcctcagtgcagacagaccttcagtccaagacctgctttatctagaaacaccatgctgactgaagtggtggagaaactgaagaagaccagaCTCTCTGATGACTGTGAggctggagctggagatgtgcagtgtgacgtctgtactggaagaaaatacagagccgtcaagtcctgtctggtgtgtctgAACTCTTACTGTCAGAATCACCTCGAGCAACATGAGAGTTTCTTTAGAGGAAAGAGACACAATTTGACTGATGCCATtggacgactgcaggagatgatctgccagaaacatgagaagatcctcgaggttttctgtcgcactgatcagaaatgtatttgtgtGATGTGTACAGTTATTGAACATAAAAACCACGACATTGTATCAGCTGCAGCacagaggacagagaaacag aagcagctgaaggagacacagaagacgctccagcagagaatccagcagagagagaaagatctccagcagctgagagagactgtggagtctcataag cgctctgcacagacagcagtggaggacagtgagaggatctttactgagctcatccgctccattgagagaagccgctctgagctgatacgactgatcagagatcaggaaaagactgcagtgagtcgagctgaagaacgactggagcgactggagcaggagatcaatgatctgaggaggagagacactgagctggagcagctttcacacacacaggatcacatccagttcctgcag agtttccagtctctctcagctcctcctgaatctacagacgtaaatgatgatctcttcagttctctcttctcttctgatgatctgagagaatctgtccatcagctgagagacaaactggaggatttctgcaaagagcagctgaagaagatctcagacagaggtaaagtcctggagattcatctgctctcagaaaccagtccatcatc CAGGAAcgacttcctacaat attcccatcagTTCACTCCggatctgaacacagtgaatAAACTCCTCCAtctgtctgagaacaacagagtgattACTAACACTTACACATTCCagtcgtatcctgatcatccagacagatttgatgtgtggcaggtgttgtgtagagagagtgtgtgtggacgctgttactgggagattgagtggagtggagATGATGGTGTggatatatcagtgtcatataagagcatcagcaggaagggacggGGTAAAGAGTGTTGGTTTGGATggaatgatcagtcctggagtttgtgcTGCTCTTCCTCCACTTACTCATTCAGACACAATAACATAAAGACTGTTCTCTCTGTGAAGCCCATCAGcagtagaataggagtgtttgtggatcacagagcaggaactctgtccttctacagcgtctctgacacaatgagcctcatccacacagtccagaccacattcactcagacgCTCTATCCTGGGTATGGGTTTGGAtctggatcatcagtgaaactgtgttga